One segment of Bacillus alkalisoli DNA contains the following:
- the mce gene encoding methylmalonyl-CoA epimerase — translation MINKVDHIGIAVKSIEDALPFYTEVLKLSFEAVEIVPAQRVRVAFIKAGNCKIELLEPTSLNSPVAKFIEKRGEGIHHIALAVDDIEGRIQEFVDNGIPMIDTSSRIGAGGANIAFLHPKAASGVLYELCEKRGSNNDN, via the coding sequence ATGATTAACAAAGTAGATCATATAGGAATTGCAGTAAAATCCATTGAAGATGCCTTGCCTTTTTACACAGAGGTGTTGAAGTTATCCTTTGAAGCAGTAGAAATTGTTCCAGCGCAACGAGTTAGGGTAGCTTTTATCAAGGCAGGCAACTGTAAAATAGAATTGCTAGAGCCAACTTCATTGAATAGCCCAGTTGCAAAGTTCATTGAAAAGCGAGGCGAAGGCATTCATCATATTGCACTAGCTGTAGATGATATCGAAGGAAGAATACAAGAATTTGTAGACAATGGTATTCCAATGATAGATACGTCATCAAGAATAGGTGCAGGTGGAGCTAACATAGCCTTTTTACATCCAAAAGCCGCATCTGGTGTGTTATACGAACTATGTGAAAAGAGGGGTAGTAACAATGACAATTGA
- a CDS encoding amino acid ABC transporter ATP-binding protein translates to MIKVENLNKSFGKLEVLKGISTEIKKGEVVAIIGPSGSGKSTFLRCINLLETPTSGSINVLGEEMTSSKANIMKIRQKVGMVFQHFHLFPHKTVLENLTYAPTFVKGLSKAEADEKAKKLLNQVGLAEKVLEYPNRLSGGQKQRVAIARALAMDPEVMLFDEPTSALDPEMVKEVLEVMKSLVQTGMTMAIVTHEMGFAREVADRVLFLDNGMLVEDAPPAEFFTSPKSERAKVFLEKML, encoded by the coding sequence GTGATTAAGGTAGAAAACTTAAATAAATCGTTTGGTAAATTAGAAGTATTAAAAGGTATTTCAACTGAAATTAAAAAAGGGGAAGTTGTGGCGATTATTGGTCCGTCTGGCTCTGGTAAATCCACTTTCTTGCGTTGTATCAACTTACTAGAAACACCAACATCAGGTAGCATTAATGTGTTAGGTGAAGAAATGACTTCGTCAAAAGCAAACATTATGAAAATCCGCCAAAAAGTTGGGATGGTGTTTCAGCATTTTCACCTTTTTCCACATAAAACGGTGTTGGAAAACTTAACGTACGCTCCAACTTTCGTAAAAGGTCTATCAAAAGCGGAAGCAGATGAAAAAGCAAAAAAATTATTAAATCAAGTTGGCTTAGCTGAAAAAGTATTAGAATACCCAAACCGCTTATCTGGTGGACAAAAACAACGTGTGGCAATCGCGAGAGCTTTAGCGATGGATCCAGAAGTAATGTTATTTGATGAACCAACTTCCGCTCTTGACCCAGAAATGGTAAAAGAAGTGCTAGAAGTGATGAAAAGTTTAGTTCAAACTGGTATGACTATGGCAATCGTAACACACGAAATGGGCTTCGCACGTGAAGTAGCAGACAGAGTATTATTCTTAGACAACGGCATGCTCGTAGAAGACGCCCCACCAGCAGAATTCTTCACATCACCAAAATCAGAAAGAGCAAAAGTATTCCTAGAAAAAATGCTATAA
- a CDS encoding tripeptidase T: MINQERLVEEFLELVQVDSETRFEAEICKVLKDKFSTLGVEVFEDDTMEQTGHGAGNLVCTLPGTKEGVDTIYFTAHMDTVIPGKGIKPSIENGYVITDGTTILGADDKAGIAAMFEAIRVLKENNIEHGTIQFIITVGEESGLVGAKVLDPSLVKASYGFALDSDGKVGNIIVAAPTQAKVKATIYGKTAHAGVAPEKGVSAITLAAKAISKMPLGRIDEETTANIGRFEGGGPTNIVCDRVDILAEARSLLPEKMEAQVEKMKTAFETAASENGGRAEVDVEIMYPGFKYGEGDHVVEVAKRAVSAIGRTPALQKSGGGSDANVIAGFGVPTVNLAVGYEEIHTTNERMPIEELVKTTELVVSIMKEVAK, encoded by the coding sequence ATGATTAATCAAGAACGCTTAGTAGAAGAATTTTTAGAGCTAGTTCAAGTAGATTCCGAAACAAGATTCGAAGCAGAAATTTGTAAAGTGTTAAAAGATAAATTCTCTACACTAGGTGTAGAAGTTTTTGAAGATGACACAATGGAGCAAACTGGTCATGGTGCAGGAAACTTAGTTTGTACATTACCAGGAACAAAAGAAGGAGTAGACACTATCTACTTTACTGCTCATATGGACACAGTTATACCTGGAAAAGGTATCAAACCTTCCATTGAAAACGGGTATGTAATAACGGATGGAACGACTATTTTAGGTGCAGATGACAAAGCTGGTATTGCAGCAATGTTTGAAGCAATTAGAGTATTAAAAGAAAATAATATAGAGCATGGAACGATTCAATTCATTATCACAGTTGGAGAAGAATCCGGTCTTGTAGGAGCGAAAGTATTAGACCCAAGTTTAGTAAAAGCATCTTACGGTTTCGCGTTAGATAGTGATGGAAAAGTAGGTAACATTATCGTTGCTGCTCCAACACAAGCAAAAGTAAAAGCGACTATTTATGGTAAAACAGCTCATGCAGGTGTTGCTCCAGAAAAAGGTGTTTCTGCAATAACTTTAGCTGCAAAAGCTATTTCGAAAATGCCTCTTGGAAGAATTGATGAAGAAACTACTGCTAATATCGGTCGATTCGAAGGTGGCGGACCAACAAATATCGTTTGTGATCGTGTAGATATTTTAGCAGAAGCTCGCTCATTACTGCCTGAAAAGATGGAAGCACAAGTCGAAAAAATGAAAACAGCTTTTGAAACAGCTGCATCTGAAAATGGCGGTAGAGCAGAAGTTGACGTAGAAATCATGTACCCTGGTTTTAAGTATGGTGAGGGTGACCATGTTGTAGAAGTTGCTAAACGTGCGGTATCTGCAATCGGTCGTACACCAGCACTACAAAAAAGTGGTGGTGGTAGTGATGCTAATGTTATCGCAGGATTTGGTGTACCAACTGTTAACTTAGCAGTGGGATATGAAGAAATTCACACTACTAATGAAAGAATGCCAATTGAAGAGTTAGTGAAAACAACAGAACTAGTTGTTTCTATTATGAAAGAAGTAGCAAAATAA
- a CDS encoding L,D-transpeptidase — MVIIYAIIVALVTSPLWPLGPNPLPGDPYIIVNKQTNELAFIYEEEIKEIHFVATGKSEELTPEGEFNIIVKAKDPYYRRTDIKGGDPKNPLGTRWIGFDAEETDGRTYGVHGTNSPDSIGNYVTQGCIRLNNENVENLYGKVPIGTKIWILKSDKSFEQLSREKGIIK; from the coding sequence TTGGTCATTATTTATGCTATCATCGTTGCACTCGTAACATCTCCATTATGGCCACTAGGACCCAATCCGTTACCTGGTGATCCATATATAATCGTGAATAAACAAACAAACGAGCTTGCATTTATTTATGAGGAAGAAATAAAAGAGATTCATTTCGTTGCAACAGGAAAATCAGAAGAATTAACACCAGAAGGGGAATTTAACATTATCGTAAAAGCGAAAGACCCTTATTATCGAAGAACTGACATTAAAGGTGGCGATCCGAAAAACCCTTTAGGAACTAGGTGGATTGGCTTTGATGCCGAAGAAACAGACGGACGAACATATGGTGTGCACGGAACAAACAGTCCAGATTCCATAGGAAACTACGTTACACAAGGATGCATACGGTTAAACAATGAGAACGTGGAGAATTTGTACGGGAAAGTTCCAATCGGAACAAAAATTTGGATCCTCAAAAGCGATAAATCTTTTGAACAGTTAAGTAGAGAGAAAGGCATTATAAAATAA
- a CDS encoding chemotaxis protein CheW, whose protein sequence is MEALKLVTFETNGETYGIDVKFVISIEKVLPIHPVPHLPNYVLGITKVRNELIPVFDMKHMLFQTVTEKNEKARLIVVETEAFAASFLVEDAKEIIDVPAENMKLLSILTATPYLKGIAQLPNKLISIVEPTEMVSTFTNVSQIKDALVEQEV, encoded by the coding sequence ATGGAAGCATTAAAATTAGTAACCTTTGAGACGAATGGTGAAACATATGGGATTGATGTAAAGTTTGTCATTTCCATTGAAAAAGTGTTACCCATACACCCTGTGCCACACTTGCCGAATTATGTGTTAGGTATTACAAAAGTACGAAATGAGTTAATTCCTGTCTTCGATATGAAGCATATGTTATTTCAGACAGTGACTGAAAAAAATGAGAAAGCTAGATTGATAGTTGTTGAAACAGAAGCGTTTGCTGCTTCATTTTTAGTGGAAGATGCTAAAGAAATTATAGATGTGCCTGCAGAAAATATGAAACTATTATCTATTTTAACAGCGACACCATATTTGAAAGGCATCGCTCAATTACCAAATAAATTAATCTCGATCGTTGAGCCTACGGAAATGGTATCTACTTTTACAAATGTGTCGCAAATAAAAGATGCACTTGTAGAGCAAGAAGTTTAA
- a CDS encoding transporter substrate-binding domain-containing protein: MKKWMKLFIVMSILSLVLAACGTNTPNTGGEEKKVLKMGTSADYPPFEFIDTANGDEIIGFDIDLAKAITKELGYEIVIEDIDFGSLITAMKSNQIDFILAGMTPTEERLKEADFTDIYFLANHMIVTKKDSNINSIEDLAGKTIGVQLGSIQQEEAEAIAEEIDVKIETRDRIPHLISEVKIGRVDAVIIEDTVMKGYLEKEKDLTGFILDTDEGGSAIALPKDSPLTAEFNRVLNEMKENGELEKLVLKWFGDGEE, translated from the coding sequence ATGAAAAAGTGGATGAAATTGTTTATAGTAATGTCAATCTTAAGTTTAGTTTTAGCAGCATGTGGAACGAATACACCTAACACAGGTGGAGAAGAAAAGAAAGTATTGAAAATGGGTACTTCAGCGGATTACCCACCGTTTGAGTTTATTGACACAGCAAATGGCGACGAGATCATCGGTTTTGACATAGACTTAGCGAAAGCAATTACAAAAGAACTAGGTTATGAGATTGTTATTGAGGATATTGATTTTGGTAGTTTAATAACAGCAATGAAGTCTAATCAAATTGATTTCATATTAGCTGGAATGACGCCAACAGAAGAGCGTTTAAAAGAAGCTGATTTTACAGATATTTATTTCTTAGCTAACCATATGATTGTTACAAAGAAAGATAGCAATATTAATAGCATTGAAGATTTAGCTGGTAAAACGATCGGTGTTCAACTTGGTTCTATTCAACAAGAAGAAGCAGAAGCAATCGCAGAAGAAATTGATGTAAAAATTGAAACGCGCGACAGAATTCCACACTTAATCTCTGAAGTGAAAATCGGCCGTGTTGATGCAGTAATCATCGAAGATACAGTGATGAAAGGCTACTTAGAAAAAGAAAAAGATTTAACTGGATTCATCCTTGATACAGACGAAGGCGGTTCTGCCATTGCCCTTCCGAAAGATAGCCCATTAACTGCTGAGTTCAACCGTGTTTTAAATGAAATGAAAGAAAACGGGGAACTTGAGAAGCTTGTTCTTAAATGGTTTGGTGACGGAGAAGAGTAA
- the prli42 gene encoding stressosome-associated protein Prli42 yields the protein MHNRKFQKIVVYLMIGVMIITTLFAGAAAFF from the coding sequence ATGCATAACCGAAAATTCCAGAAGATTGTAGTTTATTTAATGATTGGTGTTATGATAATCACAACGTTATTTGCAGGCGCAGCAGCGTTTTTCTAA
- a CDS encoding aromatic acid exporter family protein — MKKFKIGYRTAKTALGTTLAIFIAQFFGLEFYVSAGIIAILCIQNTKKKSLHSASSRFAACILSLVFAFLFFETIGYHPVAIGLLLLFFIPVTVMLKITEGIATSSVILLHVYSVKDYTFSLVLNELGIITIGIGIALIMNIYMPSVEKELKTYQLEIESNFQQILLQLAQFLRQGDTAWDGKELTETASILHKAKSLAFRDVENHLRRNENSFYHYFKMRERQLDVMERMVPIVASIEMNVEQAAIVAEFLEQLAESVHPGNTAIVHLNNLREMTEIFQGMPLPETRIEFEARASLRHLVKELEQYLIIKCDFKGGLKQYNA; from the coding sequence ATGAAAAAGTTTAAAATTGGCTACAGGACTGCTAAGACTGCACTAGGTACCACACTAGCCATATTCATCGCCCAGTTTTTCGGCTTAGAGTTTTATGTATCAGCGGGAATTATCGCCATTTTATGTATCCAAAACACAAAGAAAAAGTCATTGCATAGTGCAAGCTCAAGGTTTGCAGCTTGTATACTAAGCTTAGTTTTTGCTTTCCTGTTTTTTGAAACAATTGGTTACCATCCAGTCGCAATTGGACTTTTATTACTATTCTTTATTCCAGTAACCGTTATGTTGAAAATAACAGAAGGAATTGCAACTAGTTCCGTTATTCTTTTGCATGTATATTCAGTTAAAGATTATACGTTTAGTTTAGTGCTAAACGAATTAGGTATTATTACGATTGGTATTGGTATTGCGCTTATCATGAATATTTACATGCCGAGCGTTGAAAAAGAATTAAAAACATACCAACTCGAAATTGAGAGCAACTTCCAACAAATCTTGTTACAACTTGCCCAGTTTTTACGTCAAGGAGATACTGCCTGGGATGGAAAAGAATTGACGGAGACTGCATCCATTTTGCATAAAGCAAAAAGCTTAGCTTTTAGAGACGTTGAAAATCATTTACGCCGAAATGAAAATAGTTTCTACCACTATTTTAAAATGAGAGAAAGACAATTAGATGTGATGGAAAGAATGGTACCAATCGTTGCTTCCATTGAAATGAATGTGGAGCAAGCAGCAATTGTTGCTGAGTTTTTAGAACAGTTAGCAGAATCAGTCCATCCAGGTAACACAGCAATTGTACATCTAAATAACTTGAGAGAAATGACGGAAATTTTTCAAGGAATGCCACTACCAGAAACGAGAATTGAGTTTGAAGCACGCGCCTCACTTCGTCATTTAGTAAAAGAATTAGAACAATATTTGATTATTAAATGTGATTTCAAAGGTGGCTTAAAACAATATAATGCATGA
- the pepF gene encoding oligoendopeptidase F, whose amino-acid sequence MKKTSLKLIVILSISTLLFYMNISSTYALEQYSTRDEIPVQYKWNLTKLYKDEASFQKDVKKLKKLADTFSKKEKAINLDDHLESLLQEYFQLYRLFEKVYVYARLSFDVNMSDPTAQQRSNELDAVSVYVVERTNWFSNEIQAIPKKEWKKLISSNLLQPYTYYLKEVYEEKDHSLPKEVEDILIQTMPFLHAPSEIFTMMSKDLQLPSFKVKEEEYYLTPQMYNVYMSSDDRELRLAAFTSYYDTLGKYQDSFATILANIVKANNFFATTKKYDSALEASLVSKDIDPKVYTELINTVNDYLPLFHRYLLLKQKYTGLDEMYVYDLGAPPKTTVREAEVPIEEARKLVKDGLDPLGEEYTKKIEYAFDNNWIDVFTTKGKATGGYQLSFYDGDPSILINYQGSHQDVMTLAHELGHALHSYQSNKSQPYHNARYVTFTAEVASTLNEHLLHQKWINEAKSKEEKLQAMYRYLEDFRVTLFRQTQFAEFEKEIHETLQNGESLHAEAIKDIYFSLVEKYFGKDVKMDERVAMEWARVPHFFHSSFYTYQYATSFAASAALAEQLKEEGEDARTRISDNLLAAGGSKPPVDILKDAGVDMSNKKPIVQTMKRFEQLLDEFEEMLNE is encoded by the coding sequence ATGAAAAAAACAAGCCTAAAACTAATCGTTATCCTTTCCATTTCTACACTTCTATTTTATATGAATATAAGTTCAACATACGCGTTAGAACAGTACTCAACACGTGATGAAATACCAGTTCAATATAAATGGAACTTAACAAAACTTTATAAAGACGAGGCATCATTTCAAAAAGATGTAAAAAAGCTAAAAAAGCTAGCGGACACTTTTTCTAAGAAAGAAAAAGCAATAAATTTAGATGACCATTTAGAGTCACTTCTTCAAGAATATTTTCAGCTATATCGTCTATTTGAAAAAGTATATGTTTATGCACGGCTATCTTTTGACGTAAATATGAGTGACCCAACAGCGCAACAAAGATCGAATGAATTAGATGCGGTTTCTGTTTATGTAGTAGAAAGAACAAACTGGTTTTCTAATGAAATACAAGCAATTCCTAAGAAAGAGTGGAAGAAGTTAATCTCGTCAAACCTACTTCAACCATACACATACTATTTAAAAGAAGTGTACGAAGAAAAAGATCATTCACTTCCGAAAGAAGTAGAAGATATTTTAATTCAAACAATGCCTTTTTTACATGCTCCGAGTGAGATTTTTACTATGATGTCAAAAGATTTGCAGTTACCATCTTTTAAAGTAAAAGAAGAGGAGTACTACTTAACTCCACAGATGTATAACGTGTATATGTCTAGTGATGATCGTGAATTAAGGCTGGCGGCATTTACATCTTATTATGATACGTTAGGAAAGTATCAAGATAGTTTTGCTACGATTTTGGCGAACATTGTAAAGGCTAATAACTTTTTTGCTACAACAAAAAAATACGATAGTGCATTAGAAGCGAGTTTGGTTTCTAAAGACATTGATCCAAAAGTATATACAGAACTAATTAATACAGTAAACGATTATTTACCATTATTTCATCGATATTTATTGTTAAAACAGAAATATACGGGACTAGATGAAATGTATGTTTATGATTTAGGTGCACCACCAAAAACGACAGTTAGAGAAGCTGAAGTACCAATTGAGGAAGCCAGAAAACTCGTAAAAGATGGATTAGATCCTTTAGGAGAAGAATATACGAAAAAAATTGAATATGCGTTTGATAACAATTGGATTGATGTATTTACAACAAAGGGTAAGGCAACTGGTGGATATCAGCTTTCCTTTTATGATGGAGACCCAAGTATTCTAATTAATTATCAAGGATCACATCAAGATGTTATGACATTAGCACATGAGCTAGGACATGCCTTACATTCTTATCAATCCAATAAAAGTCAGCCATATCATAATGCTAGATACGTTACTTTTACAGCGGAAGTTGCTTCTACTTTAAACGAACATCTATTACATCAAAAGTGGATTAACGAAGCAAAGTCAAAAGAAGAAAAGCTCCAAGCGATGTACCGTTATTTAGAAGATTTCCGTGTGACATTGTTCCGCCAAACCCAATTTGCAGAGTTTGAAAAAGAAATACACGAAACATTACAAAATGGAGAATCCCTTCATGCAGAAGCGATTAAAGATATTTATTTTTCACTAGTGGAAAAGTATTTCGGAAAAGATGTGAAAATGGATGAAAGAGTGGCAATGGAATGGGCGCGTGTGCCACACTTTTTCCATTCAAGTTTTTACACCTATCAATACGCTACAAGCTTTGCAGCTTCTGCTGCCCTGGCTGAGCAGTTAAAAGAAGAAGGCGAAGATGCTAGAACAAGAATTTCTGATAATCTTTTAGCAGCTGGGGGAAGCAAGCCACCAGTAGACATATTGAAAGACGCTGGCGTTGACATGAGTAACAAGAAGCCAATTGTCCAAACGATGAAGAGATTTGAACAGCTTCTAGATGAGTTTGAAGAAATGTTAAACGAATAA
- a CDS encoding BrxA/BrxB family bacilliredoxin, protein MNIDFNMFMNDVVQQARADMDNAGYEHLRTPEDVEEAFARKGVTLVLVNSVCGCAGGIARPSAAHAVHYDKRPNYLVTVFAGQDKEATEKAREYFEGYPPSSPSFAILKDGKILTMVERHEIEGHSPMSVISKLQGYFDEYCEEV, encoded by the coding sequence ATGAATATAGATTTTAATATGTTTATGAACGATGTCGTTCAACAAGCACGAGCAGATATGGACAATGCTGGTTATGAGCACTTACGCACACCAGAAGATGTGGAAGAAGCATTCGCACGTAAAGGTGTAACATTAGTATTAGTAAACTCAGTATGTGGATGTGCTGGCGGAATTGCTAGACCTTCTGCTGCTCATGCGGTTCATTATGATAAGCGACCAAATTATTTAGTAACCGTTTTTGCTGGACAAGATAAAGAAGCAACAGAAAAAGCACGTGAATATTTCGAAGGCTATCCACCTTCCTCTCCATCATTTGCTATATTAAAAGATGGAAAGATCTTAACAATGGTGGAGCGTCACGAAATTGAAGGACATTCACCAATGTCTGTTATTTCTAAATTACAAGGTTACTTCGACGAGTATTGTGAAGAAGTATAA
- a CDS encoding acyl-CoA carboxylase subunit beta, which translates to MTIDIYEKINELYDRRREVELGGGDDRIEKQHEKGKLTARERIELLVDEGTFVELNPFIEHRCHDFGLHNKKGPGDGVVTGFGKVNGKPIYLFSQDFTVFGGALGEMHAKKIANVMDLAAKNGTPIVGLNDSGGARIQEGVLSLDGYGHIFYRNSIYSGVVPQISVIMGPCAGGAVYSPAITDFVFMVEETSQMFITGPKVIETVTGEKISSDDLGGAKVHNSISGNAHFSGKTEEEVLAQVRKLLSYLPQNNEQKPDRISCEEGDDYRADLADAIPFDAIRPYDVRIVINQVVDEGSFMEVQKDFAKNIVIGLARIKGEVVGLVCNQPKVMAGGLDIDSSDKAARFIRFCDSFNIPIITFEDVTGFFPGVKQEHGGIIRHGAKILYAYSEATVPKLTVILRKAYGGAYVALNSKSIGADLVYAWPNAEIAVMGPQGAANIIFAREINESENPEETRAQKIEEYREKFANPYVAASQGMVDDVIDPRETRIKLIQSLEMLRNKKETRPYKKHGNIPL; encoded by the coding sequence ATGACAATTGATATATATGAAAAAATTAATGAATTGTACGATCGCCGTCGTGAAGTAGAGTTAGGTGGAGGCGATGACCGAATCGAAAAGCAGCACGAAAAAGGAAAATTGACAGCAAGAGAACGTATCGAATTGTTAGTTGATGAAGGGACATTCGTAGAATTAAACCCATTTATTGAGCACCGCTGTCATGACTTCGGCCTACATAACAAAAAAGGTCCTGGAGATGGAGTAGTAACTGGCTTTGGAAAAGTTAATGGAAAACCAATTTACTTGTTTTCGCAAGATTTCACCGTGTTCGGGGGAGCACTCGGAGAAATGCATGCGAAAAAAATTGCCAATGTGATGGATCTAGCTGCTAAAAATGGCACTCCAATCGTTGGTCTGAATGACTCTGGAGGAGCAAGAATTCAAGAAGGAGTTCTCTCTTTAGATGGTTACGGCCATATTTTTTATCGAAACTCTATTTATTCCGGTGTAGTACCACAAATTTCTGTCATTATGGGCCCATGTGCGGGTGGTGCTGTTTACTCTCCAGCCATAACAGACTTTGTGTTCATGGTGGAAGAAACAAGTCAAATGTTTATTACTGGACCAAAAGTTATTGAGACTGTTACAGGCGAAAAAATAAGCTCGGATGATCTAGGTGGCGCAAAAGTTCATAACTCCATTAGTGGTAATGCACATTTTTCCGGAAAAACAGAAGAAGAAGTATTAGCACAAGTTCGTAAGTTGCTAAGCTACTTGCCACAAAATAATGAGCAAAAGCCTGATCGCATTTCTTGTGAAGAAGGAGACGACTATCGAGCAGATCTTGCCGATGCAATTCCTTTCGATGCAATAAGACCGTATGACGTTCGAATAGTCATTAATCAAGTGGTGGATGAAGGTTCATTTATGGAAGTTCAAAAAGACTTTGCGAAAAATATCGTGATAGGATTAGCCAGAATTAAAGGTGAAGTGGTAGGACTTGTGTGTAACCAGCCGAAAGTGATGGCTGGTGGCCTTGATATTGATTCATCAGATAAAGCGGCACGTTTTATCCGTTTCTGCGATTCATTCAACATTCCAATTATTACTTTTGAAGATGTGACTGGCTTTTTCCCAGGTGTAAAACAAGAGCACGGTGGAATTATTCGTCACGGGGCGAAAATTTTGTATGCATATTCAGAAGCAACGGTGCCTAAATTAACAGTCATTTTACGCAAGGCTTATGGTGGAGCATACGTGGCATTAAACAGTAAATCAATTGGTGCTGATTTAGTGTACGCATGGCCAAACGCTGAGATTGCGGTAATGGGTCCTCAAGGTGCAGCAAATATTATTTTTGCTAGAGAAATTAACGAGAGTGAAAACCCGGAAGAAACAAGAGCACAAAAGATAGAAGAGTACCGTGAAAAATTTGCAAATCCATATGTTGCCGCTAGTCAAGGTATGGTTGATGACGTTATTGATCCAAGAGAAACTCGTATTAAATTAATTCAATCATTAGAAATGCTTCGTAACAAAAAAGAAACCCGGCCTTACAAGAAACACGGAAACATCCCTTTATAA
- a CDS encoding amino acid ABC transporter permease, with translation MHLNFAGIVDSIPYILKGLGITLQVVTMAGILGFIIGTLLALCKIGRVKVLSWIADAYTSIFRGTPLVLQLTIIYYGFPQMFDIVLTPVVAAVLAFGFNSGAYISEVIRAGINAVDKGQKEAAMALGVPYRQMMKDIILPQALKNILPALVNEYITLTKESAVVTIIGLADIMRRAMVVGANTFLNVEALLFAGAIYYVLVMILTLFGKWLERRLRKSD, from the coding sequence ATTCACTTGAATTTTGCTGGAATTGTAGATTCAATACCATATATATTAAAAGGGCTTGGTATTACACTTCAAGTAGTGACCATGGCTGGAATACTTGGATTTATTATCGGAACCCTTCTTGCTCTTTGTAAAATTGGACGAGTAAAAGTGTTATCTTGGATAGCAGATGCATATACATCCATTTTCCGTGGTACGCCTCTTGTTTTACAATTAACAATTATATATTACGGATTCCCACAAATGTTTGATATCGTATTAACTCCCGTAGTTGCAGCCGTTTTGGCATTTGGTTTTAACTCTGGTGCATACATATCCGAAGTCATTAGAGCAGGGATAAATGCTGTCGATAAAGGTCAAAAAGAAGCGGCAATGGCACTTGGTGTACCGTATCGTCAAATGATGAAAGATATCATTTTACCGCAAGCATTAAAAAACATTTTGCCTGCATTAGTGAATGAATACATTACATTAACAAAAGAGTCTGCGGTCGTAACGATCATTGGACTAGCTGATATTATGAGACGTGCGATGGTAGTAGGGGCAAACACATTCTTAAATGTAGAAGCATTACTATTTGCGGGTGCAATCTACTATGTATTAGTGATGATTTTAACACTCTTCGGTAAGTGGTTAGAGAGGAGATTACGTAAAAGTGATTAA